In Acipenser ruthenus chromosome 6, fAciRut3.2 maternal haplotype, whole genome shotgun sequence, the following proteins share a genomic window:
- the LOC117411461 gene encoding forkhead box protein N2-like translates to MGPVIGMSPDKKAETPGMQELVGSRATACGMGTLPEAESAASPKATSVDKGLGDDEELTNLNWLHENLLQNFTLGTEAQPSVSPLYDIEGGGAVTASSSCAEGREKDSLKSKPPYSFSLLIYMAIEQSRNKCLPVKEIYSWILDHFPYFANAPTGWKNSVRHNLSLNKCFRKVERNLGKANGKGSLWCVDPEYRPNLIQALKKQHFPAAHAFCTPPASPPSGSSPPRHLILQDQGCSLKESDIDAATAMMLLNSSPEQHRMQCGKPQQSRALPRKRSYNHHHHHHSSTSTNSSRVPGVQDNPIDLSQPETAVVSNDPKEDHNYSATFQRCASHSSVSSLSSVDEAYEYTSQARRAGSEGFHSDEDSDLAEELEQAKDRLGDSGYGSQQRAAKGPASKKPRKEVRQEIDEELKEAAGSLLHLAGIRTCLDASRRKAKSKSKSKSKK, encoded by the exons ATGGGTCCTGTAATTGGAATGTCGCCAGATAAGAAAGCGGAAACCCCTGGGATGCAAGAGCTGGTGGGATCGCGGGCCACCGCGTGCGGAATGGGCACCCTGCCAGAAGCGGAGAGTGCGGCCAGCCCCAAAGCGACCAGCGTGGACAAGGGGCTGGGCGATGACGAGGAGCTCACCAACCTCAACTGGCTGCACGAGAACCTGCTGCAGAACTTTACACTGGGCACAGAGGCCCAGCCCAGCGTCAGCCCCCTGTACGACATCGAGGGGGGTGGCGCCGTGACAGCCTCCTCCTCCTGCGCCGAGGGCCGTGAGAAGGACTCGCTCAAGTCCAAGCCCCCCTACTCCTTCAGCCTCCTGATATACATGGCCATCGAGCAGTCCCGCAACAAGTGCCTGCCCGTCAAGGAGATCTACAGCTGGATCCTCGACCACTTCCCTTATTTTGCCAACGCCCCCACAGGCTGGAAGAATTCCGTGAGGCACAACCTGTCCCTGAACAAATGTTTTCGGAAAGTGGAGAGGAATCTGGGCAag GCGAACGGGAAGGGATCCCTGTGGTGTGTGGACCCAGAGTACAGACCCAACCTGATACAAGCACTGAAGAAGCAGCACTTCCCAGCAGCACATGCTTTCTGCACACCACCTGCCTCTCCTCCAAG TGGTTCCTCACCCCCTCGACATTTGATTCTTCAAGATCAAGGATGTTCTCTAAAAG aGTCTGATATTGATGCTGCCACTGCCATGATGCTTTTAAATTCTTCCCCAGAGCAACACAGGATGCAAT GTGGCAAGCCTCAGCAGTCCAGAGCGCTGCCTCGAAAGAGGAGctacaaccaccaccaccaccatcacagcAGCACCAGCACCAACAGCAGCAGGGTGCCAGGGGTGCAGGATAACCCTATCGATCTCTCCCAGCCAGAAACAGCCGTCGTCAGCAACGACCCCAAGGAGGATCACAACTACAGTGCCACGTTCCAGCGCTGCGCTTCGCACTCCAGCGTGTCGTCCCTGTCATCCGTCGATGAGGCCTACGAGTACACCTCCCAGGCGCGGCGGGCGGGCAGCGAGGGTTTCCATAGCGACGAGGACTCGGACCTGGCGGAGGAGCTGGAGCAGGCCAAGGATCGGCTGGGAGATAGTGGCTACGGGTCCCAGCAGCGTGCAGCCAAGGGCCCAGCCAGCAAGAAGCCGCGCAAGGAAGTGAGGCAGGAGATCGACGAGGAGCTGAAGGAGGCAGCCGGGTCCTTGCTGCACCTCGCAGGCATTCGCACGTGCTTGGATGCCTCGAGGCGCAAGgccaagagcaagagcaagagcaagagcaaaaAATAA